Within bacterium, the genomic segment GGCGCCGGTGACTCACTATGTCCAGGCTCTTATGGAACGTTTCTCCCTTACCGAACGTCTTCTCTTTATTTTTCTTGCCACCGTGTGTGTTGTGACAAGTATAATGCTTGCCTCTTCGGTGAATAGCGCATTTTTGGTTGAAATACCAGCGTCCGGCGGGAGTATGAGCGAGGGTGTAATAGGGCTGCCGCGCTTTATCAATCCCCTGCTCGCAACGTCGGAAACTGACAAAGATCTGACTTCTCTTGTATACTCCGGGCTTTTAAAAGCAACCCCGGACGGCAGACTGATAAACGACTTGAGCGAATATTATACGATTTCCCCCGATGGAAGGATGTACACATTCGTTTTAAAGAAAGATATTTATTTTCATGACGGTACCCCGGTCACGGCGGAAGATGTGAAGTTTACGGTAGAAAAAGCCCAAGACCCTTTTCTAAAAAGTGCGCGACGCGCGAGTTGGGACGGGGTTGAAGTGCAGGTCAATGGAGAAAAGGAAATCAGTTTTGTGCTTAAACAGCCGTATGCCCCCTTCCTTGAAAATGCCACTATGGGGATTCTTCCAAAGCACGTGTGGAGCAGCGCCTCCGCGGAACAGTTCCCTTTCAGTAGTTTCAACGTGGAACCAATCGGTTCAGGGCCGTATATGGTAACGGCAATCAAAAGGAATTCGGGAGGGCTCCCTGTCCGTTATCACCTTACGTCTTTCAGACGATATACGCTCGGAGAAGCATATATAAAGGAAATCGTAATGAAATTTTACTCCAATGAAACCGAGCTCATTGAAGCCTACAGACAAGGCGCCGTTGATGCTATCAACGGGATTTCACCGGCTGCCACCGAAAATGTGCTGGGGAAAAAGGGAGCGACTGCAAAAACCTCCATTCTTCCGAGAGTATTCGGTATTTTCTTCAATCAAAATCAGCAAACGCTTTTTGTAAATAAGGAAATCAGGAAAGCCCTTAATGTCGGCTTAAACAAGGAACGAATCGTCGGGGAAGTACTCAAAGGATACGGCTCCGCAATTGACAGCCCAATACCTCCGGAATACATACGGGAAGCAAGTGAGAAAATTGCCACAACTACCGACAGAACGACCGCGGCGCAGGCGATACTCGAAAAGGACGGATGGAAAATCGGTGAAAGCGGTTTTATGGAAAAGAAAGGGCAAATTTTGCAGTTTTCTCTTTCCACTTCCGACGTGGCAGAGCTAAAACAGACCGCGGAAATTATAAAGGAGGAATGGGCGAACATCGGTGTTTCCGTGGATATTAAGATTTTCGAATCCGGAGATTTGAACCAAAATATCATTCGTCCGAGAAAATATGACGCGCTATTGTTCGGGGAAATCGTCGGACGGGACCTGGACTTGTTTCCTTTTTGGCATTCATCGCAGAGAAACGATCCCGGTTTAAATATAGCCCTGTACGCAAACATTACAGCAGACAAACTTCTTGATGAAGCGCGAACGGTGCTTGATCCGGTTGAGCGTGTCGAAAAATACCAAAAATTCGAGGCGGAAATTAAAAAGGATATTCCCGCCGTGTTTGTGTACTCCCCTGATTTTATTTATATAGTTTCGGACAAAATTAAAAACATAGACCTCGGTAAAATTACCGTTCCGAGCGAACGTTTCCTTGATGTACATAATTGGTATGTGCGTACGGAAAAAGTATGGGAGTTTTTCGTTCGGGAAAAAAATTCGCAAATATAAACACTAACAATTAATATTTATGACTGATCAACACACACATTCGGGAGGAAACGCCTCGGGCGCCTCTCCCTTCGGCGCTTCAAGAGATGCAAGAACCCAAGGACGTCCTCACCGACGACCATATCATGCCGGGAGCGCACCTTACGCCGGAAATACGCCTCATGGTGGGAATACCCCTCATGCCGGGAACGCGCAATCTTCCCGTCCGCAACATCACAGACGACCTTCCGCCCACAGACGAACGGGACGAAAAGCTCCCATTACACAAATAATCAGAAGAAAAGAGACGGGACCTTCAAAAAAAGAACCCAAACTCCCTGAAGTCGGAGAAAATTTTGTGCGCATCATTCCTCTCGGCGGCCTTGAAGAGGTTGGGAAAAACATGCTCGTTGTCGAAACACAGGACGATATCATTGTTTCGGACGTCGGTTTTCAGTTCGTCGGCGGAGAAGACGCGCCCGGAATTGATTACATTCTCCCTAACACCAGATATCTTGAGGAACGGAAAGAAAAAATCCGTGGAGTTTTTATTACGCACGGCCACCTCGATCACATTGGAGGAATTCCTTATATCATGGACCGCATAGGTAATCCGCCTATTTACACGGCAGAGTTGAGCGCCATGATGATAAAGAAAAGACAGGAAGAGTTCCCCCACCTTCCCGCTCTCAACATCAGAGTTATTGCTCCGTGGGAGCGCACGAAACTTGGGAAATTACATCTCACACCCTTCCCCGTTACGCACTCTATCCCCGGCTCAATGGGAGCCGTAATAGAAACGCCTCACGGGAATATCGTCATCACCGGAGACCTGAAACTTGAACATGAAGACGGCATCCCTACGGAAAAAGAAACGGAAACATTTGAAAAAATAAGTAAGGGAAAAAATCTTTTGCTCATTGCCGATTCCACAAACGCGGAAAAAGGCGGTTTTTCCATTCCCGAAAGAATAGTTAATCAAAATATCGAGAAAATAATCAAGGAGGCAAGGGGTCGTCTCATTATCGGTACGTTTGCTTCACAGTTCGACCGTATGATCCACATTATCGACTCGTGCGAGAAATACGGCAAAAAAGTGGTTACGGAAGGAAGAAGCATCAAGACAAATCTTGAGATTGCCCAGTACGAAAATCTTTTGAAAACAAAAAAAGGCACAATTATACCCGTTGAAGACATAGGCAATTATCCTCCCGACAGAGTTGTCATTCTTGCGACGGGAGCGCAAGGCGAAGAGTTTGCCGCCCTTATGCGTATCGCGACAAACAAGCACAAGACCGTTATCCTTAATGAACGCGATACTGTTGTTTTGTCCTCTTCCGTTATTCCTGGAAATGAACTTGATGTGCAGAAATTAAAAGACAATTTATACCGTCGCGCCGGAAAAATCATTCACTATCGCGCCTCGGATGTTCATTCCACGGGACATGGAAATACCGGCGAACTCATTTGGATAAACCAGAAGGTAAATGCGAAATTCTTTATGCCCGGTTATGGCTATCACTCAATGCTTCGCAGCCACGCGCAGGCGGTTATGGATGCCGGACTTTCAAAAGACCGCATCGTTATTCCGGACAACGGAATGCTGATTGATTTCGAGAAAGGAGAGAAGGTAATCGTTCATAAAGAGAAAGCACCCGTGACTCTTATGATGGTTGACGGATTCGCCGTCGGAGACACGCAAGAAGTTGTCATTAGGGACAGAA encodes:
- a CDS encoding ABC transporter substrate-binding protein produces the protein MNKDFYQPILSDKEEKAPVTHYVQALMERFSLTERLLFIFLATVCVVTSIMLASSVNSAFLVEIPASGGSMSEGVIGLPRFINPLLATSETDKDLTSLVYSGLLKATPDGRLINDLSEYYTISPDGRMYTFVLKKDIYFHDGTPVTAEDVKFTVEKAQDPFLKSARRASWDGVEVQVNGEKEISFVLKQPYAPFLENATMGILPKHVWSSASAEQFPFSSFNVEPIGSGPYMVTAIKRNSGGLPVRYHLTSFRRYTLGEAYIKEIVMKFYSNETELIEAYRQGAVDAINGISPAATENVLGKKGATAKTSILPRVFGIFFNQNQQTLFVNKEIRKALNVGLNKERIVGEVLKGYGSAIDSPIPPEYIREASEKIATTTDRTTAAQAILEKDGWKIGESGFMEKKGQILQFSLSTSDVAELKQTAEIIKEEWANIGVSVDIKIFESGDLNQNIIRPRKYDALLFGEIVGRDLDLFPFWHSSQRNDPGLNIALYANITADKLLDEARTVLDPVERVEKYQKFEAEIKKDIPAVFVYSPDFIYIVSDKIKNIDLGKITVPSERFLDVHNWYVRTEKVWEFFVREKNSQI
- a CDS encoding ribonuclease J, which translates into the protein MTDQHTHSGGNASGASPFGASRDARTQGRPHRRPYHAGSAPYAGNTPHGGNTPHAGNAQSSRPQHHRRPSAHRRTGRKAPITQIIRRKETGPSKKEPKLPEVGENFVRIIPLGGLEEVGKNMLVVETQDDIIVSDVGFQFVGGEDAPGIDYILPNTRYLEERKEKIRGVFITHGHLDHIGGIPYIMDRIGNPPIYTAELSAMMIKKRQEEFPHLPALNIRVIAPWERTKLGKLHLTPFPVTHSIPGSMGAVIETPHGNIVITGDLKLEHEDGIPTEKETETFEKISKGKNLLLIADSTNAEKGGFSIPERIVNQNIEKIIKEARGRLIIGTFASQFDRMIHIIDSCEKYGKKVVTEGRSIKTNLEIAQYENLLKTKKGTIIPVEDIGNYPPDRVVILATGAQGEEFAALMRIATNKHKTVILNERDTVVLSSSVIPGNELDVQKLKDNLYRRAGKIIHYRASDVHSTGHGNTGELIWINQKVNAKFFMPGYGYHSMLRSHAQAVMDAGLSKDRIVIPDNGMLIDFEKGEKVIVHKEKAPVTLMMVDGFAVGDTQEVVIRDRKSLSQDGMFVIIATINLKTGKLRKSPDIISRGFVYLRESQELLQQARLIIKKTVEETTHGMHPIDFDYLKENITETVSGFLYQKTAKTPIVIPVVLGL